Below is a window of Bacteroidales bacterium DNA.
TTTTGTTTTGTATAAGAATGTGCTTATAAACCGTAAATCCACAAAAGATTGCTGTAATAGCCCCATCCTGATGCGTTGTTCTCAATTGCTGAGGCTACTTTGCGCTTTCCCATTGGAGGTACAAAACCATAGGCTAACCGCAAAAATTAAAAACCTTTTTATTGCACTTAAGATTACAACTGTTTGATTTATTTAACAAACCTCGTGCCGAACTTTATACAAAACAAAAACCTATAAACCAAGGGGAACAATTTCAGAAACACTAGACCCTTTGGGTGAATACAGTTTAAGGTAACGTGCTTTAACTGGCTTTACCGGTATCCTTGGCTCATAATTTTTGCTTGATGGATCTGTTGTGTAAATTTCGATTGAAAACACAGAACTACTTTGCCCCCAAGAGCCAAGTACATGCGTGAGTTTGGCGTAATTGGTGCCATCAATAGACCAATCAAGATAAACATCTCGATTAGCAACTGCTCCAACGGTAATTCCATTTATTTGTTTAACGCTTCCCAGGTCGATGATAAAAAATGTTGCATCGCTACTCCAGCTTACAACGCTATTGGTGCCAGTGTATTCACCATCTGTTAGTACCGTAAAGTTCCCTTTAAAATCACCATGATAGGCAGTAACAGTAGCATGAAGTTTATTTAAAACGGTTGTGTTTCCGAGAGGTTCATGCTGTTTTGCCTGACCCGATGGTGCAGCAGTGGCTTTCTGTGGCTCTTTAGGCTTTTCTGCTGCTTTTTGAGGTTCGGCAGCCTTTGGCTGTTCTAGTGTTTTGGGCTTAGACCCGGGAAACAACCAACTCCAATCAAAATTTTTGGATGTTCCATGGGATGCCCAACTCCGGGCGACCTCTTTTCCTGCCTGAATTTTCATCTTCTCAATATCAACGCTATCGTCGTATCTCTTCATTTTGAAGTTCCATGCGCTCCCACCTTCAGCCTCAACTGCCGAGGTAATGGTAGCAACAAGTTGCTGAGCCTCATCATAGCAACCCATATCCGGTGTAATCTTTCCTAGATGCTCCTCAACCTTGGAGAGCTCCTTACCTGCCCACGCCGCTCTAGCCGCCGAAAGTTGCTGGTTACATTGCTGGTTTGCATACTCCTGATATATATCAAGGGATATTCGCATGCACTTATCGTAACACTCACGGCTTACATCGGGCACATTGAATAGTGTTGCCAAAGCCTCATCGTACTGTTTTTGGCCAGCCAGGGCTTGAGCGGAGGAAATAATCACATCGCATTTTGAATTGTAATACTCAATAATTTTTGTTTTACCCTCTTCAAGTAATGCTTTAAGTTGCGGATTTTGCGGGGCAACGCGATTAATAGCTGCCGTGTATGCTTTAGTCTCGTTGTCGCCAACTCCCTTAACTTCCAACATGGTGGACGCAAATACTGTTTGTGCTACTACGTCTGCTATATAGACAGTAATGTTAAGTGTAATAGCTGTTTTTGGCGGTGCAGTTGGAGTGATATCTTTAGTTAAAATATCTGCATTTGCTGTAATAACAAATCGTGGATTTGTTGCCGAGCCGGAAAGACCGTTTCTTGTAACGACATTACTTAATTTGTTTGTCAACAGCTTACGTGCATTGTCCGGAATGTGTTTTAACTCATCAGGAACTATTGGAGTAAGCGAAATACGAGCCAAATCGTCAGATTTTCCGAGCTGATTTTGCCCTTTTGTGTATGTCGTTGATACTGCCAAAAGTATAGCCAGAATAAATATTGATTTTTTCATTTTGTTGTATTTTTTCAGTTTAAATAGATTTTATTTTTCGCCTACAATTAGCCATGCTTCACCTAATCCGCGCATATATAGTTTGGATTCTATATTGTACGGATCATTTCTTAAATGTTTTTGTAAATCACGCAACCAGCCTCTTGCGTCAACAGCGCGTCCTTTTTCATTCATCATAGGTATGCGCACCTGTTCAAACTGCATGAAGTTTTCTGTGGCATCTTGCAGACTAAAACGTCCTTGTACACTGTTATCGGCAAACCAGTCTTCAATTATTTCAGTAAGCTCGTCGCCATCATACTCCTCTTCCAAATCAAATCCAACACCGTCGAACATTTGAATTCTAACTTTTATTTCGCGACCGTTCGCAAAAGCGTCTTCAAAAAATGACATTAAACGACCGTTGAACTCGTCCATATATGCCAGCACAGCCTCTTCCAATAGTAGTTCTACTTGAACTGCTGTCGAAGGTTTTCCTGTTCCTGAAGCACTTGCAATGTTTTTTGAGGTGTAGGCATCTAATCCGTTGAGTATAAAAGTAATATAGTTTCTTGGTCCTTGTGTTTTTTTCTCGAATGACAAATCCATTATAATATCAGATTTGGCAGTTCTTTTCAACGCGTCAATGGGCGATTCTGCAACTGCCGTACCAGAAGTTTTACTACTCATCATCGCCAATTCGGCTCCCTGAGTGGCAAGGTTTTTTAGCTCTTGTTCAAGATCTTTTAACGGGAAGCCTCTGTCGCTCATAATTCCACTCATTTTAGAAATTACGAGTTTAAGGTCCATATCGTTTTGTAAGGCTGCTTGATAGTCTGGTAAGGTAACTTTGGTTCCCATGTTATCAAACTCCATTGTGTATCCGCGTGAAATACAATATTGATCAGATGGCACAACCATAATAGTCGGTTTTCTTGCCTGACCAAAAAGTGATGTTGTTACAAATAAAGCTGCAATAAGTGTGAATAAATTTTTCATATTATTATAATTTTTCGGTTCAAGGTCATATGTTACATATGACAAATAATCTACTATATACTATTTTTAAAATCCTGTTGTAAGACTTCTGATTACACCTTTTTCTTCAAGGTATTTTCTAAGTGCTGTATGATTAATTGAAACGGCAACCCCAACTTTATAGCCTTTTTTCATTTTAATTTTATCTGCTTCTCTTGGTTCCCCGTCTCCACTCAAATTTACATATTGTAAATACTTTCCTCCATCTTTAAAGAATTCATCAAAAAATTCCTGGTGTTTTGTTTCAGCATCAACCTCTGTAGTTAAGGCAGGGGTAGGAGATGCGCCTCTGCCTGCAGGAATACCTTTGAATATAGCTGCAGAAATAGCATTTCTTTTTGCTTCAAATACAGCGTCGTTTACTTTTTTACCATATCCCCAAACTTTGAAAAGTTTTGTGCCATCATTTCCAACGCCAAGTGTTTCTATCTCAACGTTATATTTGCTGCCGTAATATGCTTTTCGCTCTTTACGACTTTGTGCATTTGTGCTTACAACAATTGCTAATAATAGAATAAATGTAATTTGAATTTTTTTTGTCATAGCTTCATAATTTTTAGGTTAAGTATCGTTGATAAATATCTTTAATAGTAAAATTAAAACCCTTCGTCTAATCTGCGAGCTATGTTGTTGTCTTCTAAATATTTACGCAGATTGTCAAACTCAATGGCAACCGATGCTCCAACTTTATATCTTTTGCCAACTTTTAGTCTATCGCTACCAGAAGGCATACCTACGTTTTTAGAAACAACATACTGCGCCCATTTTCCGTCTGGTTTAAAAAACTCGTCGAAAAACTCTTTATGTTCAAATTCAGCATTAGGGTCGGTAACAATAGGTCCTACTTTACCCGAGCCTCCACCAGCAGGAAATCCCTGGAAAATTGCTGTGGAAACAGCAGCACGTTTTGCATACATAAACGCAGATTCCGGGTTTTTTGAATATGCCCACGATTTAATCATTTTTGTGCCATCTTTACCAACGCTGATAATTTCAGCCTCAGCATTTAGGTTATGTCCATATGGTATTACAACCTCTTTTGTTGCTGTACAACCAATTAGTCCGTATGCTAAAAAAGCAACAACTGCAAACTGTAAAAATTTTTTCATTTGTATAATCTGTTTGACAATATTAATTATAAAAGATAAATATTCCTAGTCTATCTGTGCGCATTAACAATTTGTTAATATAGTAACACTTTACTTTATTTAACTTGACGCAGCAACATTCCCGCCTTTATATTTTTGCTTCCCTTGAATATTGTGGCATTTAATTTTCCTTCTGTATTATTTGCTTTGTCCTCAATATCACTTACATCCTCACCAGTATCATTTATATTTTCCCCGATATCATCTGCGTTTTCCTTAGCATTGTTTTTTACTTCTTCAGTATCATTTGTTCTTTTTTCAACATCAATTCCAATATCTGCTTCTGATAGTGCATATCTATTGTCCCAAATGTTTTTACCGTCAACTCTAACTTGTCCTACTTTAACGTATTTAGTGCGTCCCGTTTTAATATCGTATGTCATTTCTAATACATCAAACCTGTCTCCTCCGCTAAGACCCTCTTTTAATCCAATTTTAGCTGTTATTGGATTTGTTGATACAATAGGTGTTTTGGTTTTAAACACATCATATGATTTTTGTAGTTGTGCATATGTTTTGTCTATGTTTCTAATTGTTGCGACCTCTATGATCTCTTCTTTTGATTTTCCTGCAGAAAAAAGGACTAATGATTTTGATTTTTCGTAACCAACAAATTTTAGGTTGAAAATATCGGCATTGTCAAATAAGTATTTTCTCTCTTCGCTGCTATTTGATTTGTCCATCCACATGTTTTCGTAAAAATTGTTGGCTATTTCATCGTCCCATTCAAGTTGAAATAAAAATGAAATCGTCCAAACGGAATATCCGTCTTTGGTTGACTCGTATACACCATCTGCAGCTGCTTTCGCTAATGATTGCAAGAACTCTTCTTTTATTCTTTTTTCTGCTACACTATACGCAATATCTCTAACGGCACGTGCAATAGGTTCGTTTTTTACGAAACGCATTCTGTTTATTATGACGAAAGTGTTTTTAATAAGCTCTTCTCCAGCATCTTGCAACATTGCCATACCCCTTACTGAACCACTTGCAAGTTGTACCTGCATTGCAGAAGCATCGTATGAACCACGTTCGTGAATTAAATCCATATCGAACGTCCCATCATCTTGTCTGTTAAACCACTTGGCAACCATGCCTTTTGCAATTTCGTTCTCTTTTAAAAACCTTTCAGAAGCTTTAATGTAGGCATCATCTATTCTACGAGATTTTTTTTCATCATTCTCGTCACCAAGTTGTTGTAGATTATCAGATGAAATTCCTGCGTAATCATTAAACTTAAAACTTGATATTTCTAATCTGTGGTCATTATATTTATCAGGGAAAGGTGCCTTTGAATATGCATCCATTACATATTTATTAAGTTCCCAATCTTCCTCCTCTTGGAAAACAGGATCTATTCCCAGTAAGATGGTATAAAGTGAACTACGACGGTAAACATGTTCGGGGGTATCTTCATTTAAAGTTCCAATGTTATTTATAGTGACTTCGTGTTTTTTTGCAAACAATTCAGTTTCTGACGTAATAGTATGAGAACTTATATTATTGTATGCATAGCAGTTTACGTTATTAAGGGGTTGTTCGTGTGAACCAGCCGATTGTTTTTGAGCTATAATCGGCATACTTATTAATAGTGCAAAATAGATTGATAAGGCTTTTTTCATATATCTATATTTTTTGGTTTAAGGTTATACAGAATTTACATGTTTTATAGTCACGTTTTTGTGTGTTGAGTTTGCGCTGTAGTGTCCGTTTCATATGTGATTTTAGTACATTTTCGTTAAACGGGAATAGTTGTATTTTACTATGTGGAAACCTTTTTTACAAATTTAGCCATAAAATTTTAAAAACTTATTGATTTATAGGAAAATTTCCATAACATATTTGGCACAATAGCTATGAATAATTTTCTACTAAGTGTTTTGTTGTGGTATATGAAGTTTTGAATCAGTGAAAGAACATCTGAGTAAAATCGTTCTAACAATTGGTATTATAATATCTTTTTAAAATATTTAGACTGTTATGTTACAATAAAGTTAAAGATTCTTAGTTTTGTAAGCTGAATAGAATAAAATTCACTAATAACATAAATGTTTCGATATTTTAAGTTAAGCTTTTTTTTATTGATTTTTACAAATCAACTATTTGCTCAAAAAGCAGTTATAATAGGTCGTATTTTGGATCAAGATAAATATCCTGTTGATATGGTTTCAGTGGCATGCAAAGAGACCCAACAGGGAACAATATCAAACTCACTTGGTAGATACGAAATTGAGGTGCCTGCTAACATTCCAATAACTCTGGTTCATAGCCGTATAGGATTTGAGGAGACGACGGTTAACCTAACTTTGTCAGAAGGCGAACGTCTGAAATTAGAAGTCTCAATGCGACAAACTGCCCATAATATTGATGAGGTAATGGTAATTGATGAGAGGTTCAGACACTCTACAACGCAATATATTAATCCTAAGTTATTAAAACAGATGCCGAGTTTGTCGAACCCCACGATGAGTATTATTAAATCGTTGCCCGGTGTTTCAACAAATAACGAGCTAAGTAGTCAGTATTCGGTTAGGGGAGGAAATTACGATGAAAACTTGATATATGTCAATGGAATAGAGATTTATAAGCCCTTTTTGGTTCGTAGCGGACAGCAGGAGGGGATGAACTTTGTAAATAGCGATATGATTGAAAATCTATCGTTTAGCAGCGGAGGTTTTGAAGCTAAATTTGGTGACAAAATGTCTTCGGTGCTTGATATTGAATACAGAAAGCCATCAGAAACGAAGGCACGTGCAGAAATAGGACTGCTTGGTGGCTCAGCTCTGTTTGAAGGAACAGCACTTAAAAATAGTTTTTCGCACATTTCAAGTGTTAGATTAAAGCAAACCAAATTACTGCTTAAAGGACTAGAAACTCAGGGTAATTATGATCCCTTGTTTTTTGATTTTCAAACACTATTGACCTATAACTTTAATGAGTATTTAGAACTAAGTTTTTTGGGATATGTTTCCGACAATAGATATAGGTTTAAGCCTACTTATCGTGAGACAACCCTCGGAATGGTAAATGATGCAAAGCGTTTTACAGCATATTTTGATGGACAGGAGATCGACAGATTTTTTACAACTCAAGGAGCTTTGTCATTACGTTATAATCCTTCTGAAGGCAATGATTGGAAGCTCTCTTTATCATCATTTTATAGTTCGGAAAGTGAAACGTTTGATATTCAAGGGCAATACTGGTTAAATGAAATTGATGCACAATTGGGTAGCACTACATTGGGCGATAGCATTGGTTCGCTTGCTGTTGGAACGTACTTAGACCATGCACGCAACTATCTCGAAGCAGTAGTATCAACAGCCACGTTAGCACACAAATATCGTATTGAGAATCATGTTATACAGTGGGGGCTATCAGGTCGTTACGATG
It encodes the following:
- a CDS encoding TonB-dependent receptor, which produces MIFTNQLFAQKAVIIGRILDQDKYPVDMVSVACKETQQGTISNSLGRYEIEVPANIPITLVHSRIGFEETTVNLTLSEGERLKLEVSMRQTAHNIDEVMVIDERFRHSTTQYINPKLLKQMPSLSNPTMSIIKSLPGVSTNNELSSQYSVRGGNYDENLIYVNGIEIYKPFLVRSGQQEGMNFVNSDMIENLSFSSGGFEAKFGDKMSSVLDIEYRKPSETKARAEIGLLGGSALFEGTALKNSFSHISSVRLKQTKLLLKGLETQGNYDPLFFDFQTLLTYNFNEYLELSFLGYVSDNRYRFKPTYRETTLGMVNDAKRFTAYFDGQEIDRFFTTQGALSLRYNPSEGNDWKLSLSSFYSSESETFDIQGQYWLNEIDAQLGSTTLGDSIGSLAVGTYLDHARNYLEAVVSTATLAHKYRIENHVIQWGLSGRYDDISDKISEWMMLDSAGYSIPYYGFNDTLVELYETRKFSNSSNSYRMGAFIQDTWKFDFNSVDMFITAGLRYHYWSFNKESLFSPRGSIAVKPNWEKDWLFRLSTGLYYQPPFYKECIMPNGDLNREIKSQKSAQIVAAADYNFTLWNRRFKLVLEQYYKHLTDLIPYHVDNVRIIYDGRNHSNGYAYGFDFKLTGEFVKGVDSWLSLSLMKTEEDLTDDIYIRQINGVYDTTYPGFIPRPTDQRFTANLFFQDYWPGNPSIKVHLNAVFNTGLPIGIPDAPRHFSKYRYPGYKRIDMGISKEILRHNDSKRIMKYIESIWIGLDVFNIFDLQNTISYTWITDVRNRQHAIPNYLTGRLFNLKINATF